The Methylomarinum vadi genome has a window encoding:
- a CDS encoding type II toxin-antitoxin system PemK/MazF family toxin: protein MKRGEIWWASLGKPRGSVPGYKRPVVIISSNDFNISKINTVIVAVVTLNIRLVDAPGNFAISRKESGLSKESVINVSQLLTLDKSFLVDRAGKLSSKKLVSLNEGLKLVLSI from the coding sequence ATGAAAAGAGGGGAAATATGGTGGGCTTCCCTAGGTAAGCCAAGAGGGTCGGTGCCCGGTTATAAGCGGCCGGTTGTTATCATTTCTTCTAATGATTTCAACATCAGCAAGATCAACACAGTCATAGTGGCGGTAGTGACCTTAAATATTCGGTTAGTTGACGCACCGGGTAACTTTGCGATTTCAAGGAAAGAATCGGGATTGTCTAAGGAATCGGTAATTAATGTCTCTCAATTGCTAACACTCGATAAATCTTTTTTAGTTGATAGAGCGGGCAAACTGTCATCCAAAAAGCTAGTGTCTTTAAACGAAGGCTTAAAGTTAGTTCTATCAATATGA
- a CDS encoding efflux RND transporter permease subunit, whose translation MCLWVPRRAFPFGLIGAVWGHALLGVSLTLESYIALFAVAGVVVNDSLVLVAFINEELPRHPDIQQVLRQAGQKRFRPIVLTTLTTFFGLIPLLTEQGPDAETIMPMAVSLAFGVLFSTLITLLLVPVSYRILEDIKKCIAK comes from the coding sequence TTGTGCCTTTGGGTACCCCGGCGGGCATTTCCTTTCGGTCTCATCGGCGCGGTATGGGGCCATGCATTGCTAGGAGTATCTCTGACGTTAGAGTCTTACATCGCGCTGTTCGCCGTGGCCGGCGTCGTCGTCAACGACAGCTTGGTATTGGTCGCCTTTATCAACGAAGAACTGCCTCGTCATCCCGACATTCAGCAAGTATTGCGGCAAGCTGGGCAAAAGCGCTTTCGACCGATTGTACTGACAACGTTGACCACATTCTTCGGTTTGATACCGCTTCTGACCGAACAAGGCCCCGACGCCGAAACTATCATGCCGATGGCGGTCTCTCTCGCCTTTGGCGTATTGTTTTCGACTCTAATCACTTTACTGCTAGTTCCAGTCAGCTATCGGATTTTAGAGGATATCAAAAAGTGTATAGCTAAATGA
- a CDS encoding esterase-like activity of phytase family protein: MKICAPPYLSVISGLILSTSITLAPQTSHAGKDDKVFNRIATFPVYLNTDINEETVAEIVDVSEDGKTLVYTDSETGKLGFVDIKQANKPKALGAIDVGGEPTSVAVAGDYALVAVNSSESFTNPSGHLHVVDIKTQIIVATHDLGGQPDSVAVSPDGRYAAVVIENERDEDLGDGAPPQSPSGFLQIVDLVGAPDNWNLRYVNLDSLADLFPFDAEPEYVDINGKNIAVVTMQENNYIVMVDLATGYVINSFPAGTVDLTDIDIIEEDPALISLTGSLYDVPREPDGITWISDDKFATADEGDLYGGSRGMTIFNTAGDVLYSSANMLEHQVVRTGHYPDNRSENKGNEPENVEFGDFGNERFLFVASERSSVVFVYKVKGKNEEVELVQTLPAGVGPEGIKAIPKRGLLISASENDARGDKFRGTLTIYKLQNGEADYPSIISANRYDGTPIPWAALSGFAIDPNNDDVIYTIHDSFFQQSRIYAMDVSRHPAVITDEIVLTDNGSTVDLDPEGIAVSASGDGSFWIASEGAGSVDDPDREVTSNNVVVHAHANGDIIETIKLPAAVNAKQRRFGFEGVAAVMESGHEILYVAFQRAWVGDPEPNNTTDGGKVRIGRYDTVTGDWGFAYYPLDVRQSPNKGWVGLSEITALGNGEFAVVERDNQANSDARIKKVYKFSLAGVIFKAEGEVFETLGKTLVRDLLPDLEATNGMVLEKIESLAVTRDGDMLFANDNDGVDDSNGETQLIRIKNAF, encoded by the coding sequence ATGAAAATTTGCGCTCCGCCCTATCTATCAGTCATTTCAGGACTGATATTGAGCACCTCGATCACACTGGCGCCACAAACTAGCCATGCCGGAAAAGACGATAAAGTTTTCAATCGTATCGCAACGTTTCCCGTCTATTTGAATACCGACATCAACGAAGAAACCGTTGCGGAAATCGTCGATGTCAGTGAAGACGGAAAAACATTGGTTTACACCGATAGCGAAACAGGCAAGCTCGGTTTCGTGGACATCAAGCAAGCCAATAAGCCGAAAGCGCTCGGCGCGATTGACGTCGGTGGCGAACCAACCTCTGTTGCCGTAGCGGGAGACTATGCATTGGTTGCGGTGAATTCTTCAGAAAGTTTCACCAACCCCAGCGGTCACCTGCATGTGGTCGATATCAAGACCCAAATTATCGTCGCAACGCACGATCTGGGCGGTCAACCGGATTCAGTCGCGGTTAGCCCCGATGGTCGGTACGCGGCCGTAGTTATCGAGAACGAACGGGATGAAGACCTGGGAGATGGCGCCCCACCGCAATCGCCTTCAGGGTTTCTGCAAATCGTCGATCTGGTCGGTGCTCCCGATAACTGGAATTTACGCTATGTAAATCTTGATAGCCTGGCCGATTTGTTTCCTTTCGATGCGGAACCGGAATATGTCGACATCAACGGCAAAAACATCGCCGTGGTCACGATGCAAGAAAACAATTATATCGTCATGGTTGACCTGGCTACGGGTTACGTCATCAATTCTTTTCCCGCCGGTACAGTCGACTTGACCGATATCGATATAATTGAAGAGGATCCGGCACTGATCAGCCTGACTGGTTCTTTGTATGATGTTCCCCGGGAACCGGACGGCATTACCTGGATTAGCGACGACAAGTTCGCCACTGCGGACGAGGGCGATCTTTATGGCGGCAGTCGCGGCATGACAATTTTTAATACCGCTGGCGATGTATTGTACAGCTCGGCTAACATGCTGGAACATCAAGTCGTCCGTACCGGCCACTATCCGGACAATCGCTCCGAAAACAAAGGCAACGAACCGGAAAATGTCGAATTTGGCGATTTCGGCAACGAGCGTTTTCTGTTTGTGGCCTCCGAACGCTCCAGCGTGGTTTTCGTTTATAAGGTCAAAGGCAAAAACGAGGAAGTCGAGCTGGTGCAAACCTTACCGGCCGGTGTCGGCCCTGAAGGAATCAAAGCGATTCCAAAACGCGGATTATTGATCTCGGCCAGCGAAAATGACGCTCGTGGCGACAAATTCCGCGGCACGTTGACTATCTATAAACTGCAAAACGGCGAAGCCGACTATCCTAGCATCATCTCGGCTAACCGCTACGACGGCACGCCGATTCCATGGGCGGCATTATCGGGCTTCGCTATCGATCCGAATAATGACGACGTTATATACACCATCCATGACAGTTTTTTCCAACAAAGCCGTATTTATGCCATGGACGTGAGCCGGCATCCGGCCGTTATCACCGATGAAATCGTGCTGACCGACAACGGTTCGACTGTAGATCTGGACCCCGAAGGTATTGCCGTCAGCGCCAGCGGTGACGGCAGTTTTTGGATTGCCTCCGAAGGGGCCGGATCCGTCGATGATCCCGATCGCGAAGTCACGAGCAACAACGTTGTGGTGCATGCGCATGCCAATGGCGACATTATCGAAACGATCAAGTTGCCTGCCGCCGTCAATGCCAAGCAACGCCGCTTTGGTTTCGAAGGCGTGGCTGCCGTCATGGAAAGCGGACACGAGATCCTTTACGTGGCATTTCAACGCGCATGGGTAGGCGATCCGGAGCCCAACAACACGACGGACGGCGGTAAAGTGCGTATCGGGCGCTATGACACTGTGACTGGCGATTGGGGTTTTGCTTATTACCCGCTCGACGTTCGACAATCCCCAAACAAAGGTTGGGTCGGCTTGTCCGAAATCACCGCCTTGGGTAATGGCGAGTTTGCGGTTGTCGAACGCGATAACCAGGCCAATAGCGATGCCCGCATCAAGAAAGTCTATAAGTTCTCTCTGGCCGGCGTAATATTCAAAGCCGAAGGAGAGGTATTCGAGACGCTCGGCAAAACGCTGGTACGAGACTTACTGCCGGACCTGGAAGCGACTAACGGCATGGTGTTGGAGAAAATTGAAAGTCTCGCGGTAACCCGCGATGGCGACATGCTGTTCGCTAACGACAATGATGGCGTGGACGATTCAAATGGCGAAACCCAGTTGATACGGATCAAAAACGCCTTCTGA